Genomic window (Melioribacteraceae bacterium):
TTGTAACTACTGCATCCCCCTCTTTAATTCCATCTATTACCCGTATGTAATTTCCAATTATTCCAGAAATAACTAATGGTTTTAAATAGGCGATTCCATTATTAACTACATATACTTTTGGATTTCTTGCGCTGCCAATTAGAGCTTCGCGTGGGATAACTAACTCTTCTTGATTTTTGAGATTTGAAAACTCGACCCGCGCAAATAATCCGGCTTTCAATTTTCTGCCACTCTCATTCTTAATACTTATTTCAACAGGAAAAGTGTGAGCATCATCTCCTTTAGAACTAATCCAATCAACTTTACCAACAAATTTTTCTTTTGGAAAAACATCAACCATTACCGAAACATTATCACCAGGCTTAAGAGTTACCGCGTCTTTTTCTGCAACATTTACTTTTATTTTTAATCTCGATATATCAACAACGTTTGCGATTAATGTTTGCTGTGGTGCGCCTTGAACCATAGAACCAACATCAATGTAACGGGCGGTTATATAACCTGAAATCGGCGTTTTAATTTTGGTATCTTCTAATTGTCTGCGAGCTACAATGTACTGCGATTCAGCAACTGCCGCCGCAAGTTTAATCTGATCCAGCTGTGAATCACTCGCTGATTTTTGATCATATAATTGAAGGAAGCGTTCCAAATCTTTTTTTGCTTTATTGTAATTTGTTTCAGCACTTATAAAAGCTGCCCGTTTTAACTCATCATCAACCTGCGCCAAAATAGAACCTGCTGGTTTGTAATCTCCAACATTGGCGTAAACAGCGGTAACCCGTCCGCTCGTTTCCGATATTATATTTACATCATTGTTTGCGGTTACTGTACCCGTAAGCGAAATAGTTTCGGTCAAAATCTTCTTTTGCGCTTTTTCAACTTTAACGTAAAATATCTGCTCTACCCCACCTCGTTTCTGGGTGGATAGTTTTGATTTATTATAAACAAGTATTAATACTATTATTGCAATTAGCGAAACAACTGGAATTATTAGTTTCCACTTTTTCATTTAAAACTCCTTTATAAGACTTCTTTTGCTAATGATTTATCTAATTTTGCTTTTGACAATTCATAATCTACTAATGAGACCGTGTAATTAAATTTAGCGTTAGTAAGAGATGTTTCAGCATCAATTAAATCGGATGATGTTGCCAAACCATTTTTAAATTTACTGCTAGTAACTCTCAAGTTTTCTTCGGCTTGTTCAACACTTTGTGCGGCTAATTCAATTTTCTTTTTCGATTGATTAAGAGTAAGATAATTTTGAGTAACTTCAAGAGTAATTGCATCTTTTATAATCCAGACCGCGTCGTTAGCTTGAGAATATTGTGCCTCGGCTTGTTGAGTTTGGTACGAGGTTGAGAGCCAATCCCAAACATTAATATTCAAACTTACCCCAGCGTCCCAGGTATCATTAAATTTATTTTGTGCGGGAAAAATTCTTTGATTTGGTTTACTGTAATAGAAGTTCGCGAACATTCCAATTTGAGGATACCAGGATGATTTGGCCATTGTAACCGCAGATTCACTCGCTCTAACTCTTAATGACGCGGCTTTCAATTCCGGTCTTTTTTCTGATGCCTCATTTATCAATTTTGTGAGTTCTTCAGATTCTATAATGGATAAATTAATTTCTGATTTAGTCTCAATTAAAGAATTCAATGGAATACCTACAATTGAGTTTAGATATACTCTAGAAATCTGGAGAGCATTTTCAGCTTCAGCTTGTTTGAATTTTGCGTCTGAATACTGCACTTCGAATCGAAGAATATCATTTCGCGTTAGAAATCCCGCCTTCTCTAAATTTTTAGCATCCTCAAGATGAGCCTTAACCATCTCTAAAGTTTCGTCGAATACCTTTTTCAATTGAGCCGACTTATAAAGTGACCAATAAGCATTACGTACACTAAATACTAATTCAGCTTTATCCTTAATATATTCTTCATTGGCGGCAACGGCTGAATACTCAGCAATTTCAATTCCACTGCTAATCCTTGAACCGGTAAACAAAGGCTGTGTTAGTGAAAGCTGTGCCGAATAATTATCCAGAATTACCGGGGCGATATCAAAATTTCCAAAGGGAGTGGATATAGTAAATGGATCCACTTCACTTATTCTTCTGTAGGCGGCCGATAACTTTACAGATGGCAAACTTAATGTATTAGCTTCCGAAGCTTTGGCCTCCGCTCCTCTAACTTTCATTAGTGATGAATTTAGACTCTTGCTATTTTTTAGCGCAAGTTGGATCGCTTGGTCAACCGATAATTCTAAATTTGATTGAGCATTCATATAATTAAATGATAATAGCAGCAATAACACAAAGGGGAAATGATTTAGCAATCTGCTCATTTATTTAACTCCTTCTTTTCAATATTCTTATATTTTTTTCTACCCTCTTTAGTAAACAATCCTTCAAAAAAAAGTTTTGCAACTTCCTTATATACTTGTTCGGCGGTTAAAGGAATAGTGCTCAAAAATGATGGGTTGGAAACTGAGTGCACTGCGGCTAAATATGCCGGGACTAATACTTGTGGATCAATGTCATCTCTAAATACTCCATCGTCAATTCCATTTTTAAGTAATTCAGAAAAATTTTTTATCGCTTTATTTTTTCTAAAATCTTGAATTTCTAACCACATGTTATGATTGATTTTATGAAGGTCCTGTATCATTGGGTTTTGCATTTTTTCTGAAAGTTGGGCCATATAATTCATCAGTTTTTTTAATTTAGTAACAAAGTCAATTGAATCATCAACTATCAACTTTTCTATAAAATCGCCCGCTTCACATTTTTGCTTTAGAATGATTTCCTTTAGTATATGATCCTTATTGCTAAAATTCTTATATAGAGTTTTTTTGCTGATTGCCAAAGACAGTGCAATTTCTTCCATTGTTACTTTTGAATAACCAAATTGCTCAAATAACTCTTTTGCTTTTTCAAGTATTCTAATTTCAGTTTCTGTTTTCATAACCATTTCAAATAATATTTCAAAACCAGGAGTTATAACGAAAAGTTCCTTTGGAAACAATATTTGTTTAAATCGTTTCCATCACTAAAGTATTTACAAAAAAAAAAGACCGCAATCTAGTAGATAGCGGTCTTTATAAAGTTTAATAATTTGAGAATATTACTTTATCTCAAACATCGAATCGGGAAGGTTAGTATTAACCTCAATACTCGTTGCTGTAAGTTCAATGGAACCCATTGGAGTACTCTGATTTAATCTATGCGGGAATTTTACACCGGCAACCTCTTTGTAATCACTCATATCAATTGTTGATGAGAAACTACCCTGTGGTGTCTCCGCGGTTGTAATTGTCCTAACCATAAGTCCACTTTCAATATCATAATATTGCGTTGATTTTTTTCCTGATGGAGCCGTAATAGTCAAGTTGTAAGCATCTTTTCCTTCAATTGATTCAATACCGGCAAGTTCAACTTTGATTCCCATTTTTTCATACTCAAAATAGGGATGAAGAGGTGCTTCTACTTTCATTGCTTCTAGTTGTGCACCGGTTAATTCTACTTCCTGCCCCATACCACTTGCTATTCCCTTTTCCCCGTTAAATACAGTTTTTTGTTGACCAACACCAAAATCAACTAATTGATAAAATTTGTTTGGAGCTTTCTTAGCCATTGTTACGGTTATTGTCATTCCCTGTACCGAGCCTGAAAATTTGAATGTTTGATCTGTAATTTTAGAAACGTTTTCTTTACCACCGATGGCTTCAACATATTTATCAATAACAGAAACTGCGGTAATTCCTTCGGGTACTTTTTTTACAGAAGGATCATACTTCTCGCCGTAGATATCATAATATTCAACTTTATTGCTTAAAGAAAACTTGGCGATGTTTTTTGCTATTTCTTCGCCATTACCAACCACCAACACATAACTATTATTTGGTTTTACATATTTTTTTGCTGTTGCTAACAGATCATCACTAGTAACAGCATTCAAATTTTTAAGATAGTTTTTATAATAATCTTTTGGCAGTTGATAACGCTCAATATCGATTGCGAAATTTGCTATGGTTTGTGGACTTTCCAAAGCGCGGGCAAAATTTCCCGTCATATAATTTTTGGTTGATTGCAGTTCAGCATCCTCAATTTTTTCTGTTCTAATTTTTTTGATCTCATTTAACATTTCTGTAATCGCGCTGTCTGTAACCGAATTTCTTACCGTAGTAGATGCTTCGAAATGTCCGATATATTTATCAGATGCTATTGCAGAACGCGCCCCATAAGTATATCCATTTTTCTCTCTCAAGTTTTGGTTCAATCTCGAAGAAAATGAACCGCCTAATATCATATTCAACATAGAAGCCTTAATAACATCTTCGCTTCCCTTTTTGAGTTCGACCGGATATCCGATAGTAAGTACGGATTGAACTGAAGCCGGACGATCGACCAAACAAACTTTATTAACAACAGGGGACTTAGGTGCAGAGAAAGTACTTTTTGGTATTTCTTTTGATTTCCATTTCCCAAAATATTTTTCAGTAAGTTTTTGTGCTTCAGCTTTTGTTATATCACCAACAATTGCTAAATAAGCGGCATTAGGACGGAAATAATCATCAACATATTTTTTTGCTATTTCAAGGTTGATTGTTTTTACAGTTTGCTCTGTTGTTGCTTCTCCGTATGGATGATCTTTACCAAAAAATAAAACATCTCGAACTCTAGTTGCTATCGCGCTCGGATCATCCTTAGCGGCCGCAAGCCCCGAAAGTGTTTGCTTCTGAATTTTATCTAATTCTTCCTGCTTAAAGTTTGAGTTAAGCACTACATCCGACATTAATTCTAATAGCTTATTAACATGTTTTTTTAGTGATGCCGCGTATACACCGGTTGACGATGTAGATAGATTTGCCCCAATAAAATCAATCTCCTCATCAAGTTTGTCTTTTGTTCTGGTCTTTGTTCCTGTCCTTAGTAATTGTCCTGCGATTTCTACATAACCTGCATTCTCTCCCTCAAGTATTGGATCACGATCGATGACCAAATTGAATGCAACTCTCGGAAGTTTTGTGTTTCTAACAACAAAAACTTTTAATCCGTTTTTTAATGTAAAATTTTCTGAATCTGCAATTTTTATTTCGGGTGCTGGGCCGGGAGCCGGTTGTTTCGAACGGTCTAACTGCGCGAACGAAATTCCCGAAACAAACAAGATCAACATTAATACTAAAACTTTACTTTTCATTTTTATCTCCAATTATTCTTTCTAATTAATCTTGCTTATTAATCTTTTTTCATCGCCTTAGGCAGATAAGTTAAAGCAACTCTGTTATCTGCGGTAAAATATTGGTTTGCCACCCGTTTAATATCATCTCTTGTAACTTTCATGTATCTGCTAATTTCCGTGTTAATCAAATTCGCGTCACCATAATAGACATGATAATCAGCAAGACTATTTGCAATACCAAGGACTGTGCTGTTTTTATTTACAAATTCTGCTTCAGTTTGATTTTTTAATTTTTGAAATTCGCTATCACTTATCATGTTAGTTTTGGCTGTAGTTAGTTCTGCTTCAATTGCTTTTTCTAAATCTTCCGCGGTTACTCCAACATTTGTTATTCCATAAACAATAAATAATCCTGGTCCTTCAAGAGCGAGTGGGATTGAGCCAATATTTACAGCTTTTTGTTGTTTATCAACTATTGATTTGTATAGGCGCGAGCTTTGTCCCCCAGCTAATAATTTAGCAAGCATATTTAGTGCATAATAATCTTGGGTTCCCTGTTCCGGCATTCTATAAGCATGAAGAACTAGCGGCAATTGAATGTTATCATAAACTATGTCTCTCACTTCTCCACCTAGTGGTGGTTCTTTTACTGTAATTCTTTTAATTTCATGCTGACCTTTTGGTATATCAGCAAAATATTTATCAATTAATTTTTTAGTTGATTCGATATCAATATCGCCTGCTATAGAAAGAGTAACATTTTGCGGTACATAAAAGTGTTTGTAAAAATCCATAAATTCACTAATAGTAGCCTGATCAATATATTGAGCAGATCCGATAGGTGTCCATTTGTATGGGTATTCTTTATAAGCGCGTTTAAATGTTTCTTCGATTAATGAACCGTAAGGCTGATTATCGTAACGTTGCTTTCTTTCTTCTTTAACCACTTTTCGTTGTGTTTCAACTCCAATGCTATCAATTTTTAAGTGAAGTAATCTTTCCGATTCCATCCATAACCCAAGTTCAAGTTGATTTGAAGGTAAAATTTGATAGTAGAAAGTTTTATCAAAAGAAGTGCTGGCGTTATTTTGCCCACCTGCGCCCTGAGATATTTTATCATATTGACCGCGGGGAATATTTGCGGACCCTTCAAACATTAGATGTTCAAAAAAATGAGCGAATCCTGTTCTATCCGCTTTTTCATCTTTTGAACCGACATGAAAAGTCATTGTTACTGCCACTATTGGCGTAGTGTTGTCTTTGTGTAATATTACATTAATACCGTTAGCTAATGCATATTGTGTGTACTCAATTTTTCGGGACTGAGCAGTCACGACAAATGAAAAAGCTAATAAAGTGAATAAAAATAGATTTCTCTTCATTAATAATGCTCCTAATTATTGTTAACTATTATTCGCGGGGTTTGATTACCAAAAATATAAATAAAATTTAAAAGAAAACCATTTGTTAGACGAAATAAAACCCGGGTTGTTCACAGAATAAAATTGTTTACGAACAATTATTTGTTGAAGGCTAAACTTTGTTCTTCAATTAAAAGTTTTATTTATGTTTTTTCATTCATTCCCGGTAATTAATTAACTGTTAAGTATAACACAGCTAATTATTCCAAATAAATTATTTCTTGACATAGGTATCTCATTATCTTAAGTTGAATTTACAACAAATACAGAATATGACTTTTGGAGGTTATATGAAAAAAGTTGTTTTGTTACTACTAACTTTAACTCTCCTCTCCTCCTCATCAAAAATAATTAGCCAAACAATCACATCAACAACTAACGGAGGCCATTGGAATACTGCCGCTACTTGGGTTGGGGGTACAGTACCTAATCAGAATAATGATGTAGTTATTAACGGTCCTATTGTTATTAGTAATCACACTTGTAATAATTTAACTATTAACACCGCCGGCTCAATAACAGATGAGCCAAGCGCAGGACGAACATTAACAATAAAAGGTAATCTGACTAATAATGGGCGGGTTTTTACAACTCCGGGTCATGCGGGCGTTACACTTAGTATAGAAGGTAGTCTGTTTAATTACGGTACACTCGAAAGTAATGGAATTTGGTTCAGTGGTAGCGGCGATCAGAATATCACCAGTAATCAGTTAATAAAGGTAAACAGAATTGATAAAAGTCCTGATGGTAATATTATCGCTCAATCAAATATTGTTATTGATTCAGTTACCACTGTGCATTTGAATTATGACGTTCTGAACATGGGGAGCTACAAACTAACAAAATTGTGCAGGGCAAATATTGAGGCCGGTGAAATGATAACCGGCGGTACGGTTTTATCGAATGGGGAACTTGATATTAGCGGAAGATTCGGCTCTAATCTCAATGGTAATTTTACATTGGTTGGCAACAGACCAATGCGCTTTACAGGAGGAAATATTATTGAGAGTAATTTAGTTGTTGGTGCAGGAAAAATTGTTGAGGATGAATGCTGCGCAGGAAGAACAATTTATGTGAAAGGAAATATTGTAAATAATGGCACAATACGGAACGCCCCAAATCAAGGGGGACTTACAGTTGAGGTTGAGGGGAATGTTTCAAACAATGGTGTGTTCACATCGAGACTGGTATTTACCGGAGGGGATAATCAGACTATTTCGGGAACACAAATTTTTAGTAATCTCACCATTTGGAAATTACCCAATGGTAAAATAAATGCTCAAAGTAATATCACTTTTGATTCAACAACCACTATTGATATTCGAGATGATATTCTCGATATGGGTTCTTATAAATTAACTAAAATATGCCGGGCTAATATAAATGCGGATGAGCTTATCTACGGAGGAAAGATTTTTTCAAACGGTCAAATAGATATTAGCGGTAGAATGGGATCAAACTTAGATGGAAATTTTACCTTGGTTGGCAATAGACCTATGCGATTTACCGGCAGTAATGAAATATTTGGCACAATGACAGTTTCATCAGAAAAAATAATAGAAGAAGAGTGCTGCGCCGGAAGAGAAATAACTCTGAAAGGAAATTTGATTAATAATGGCACCATTAGGAATGGAGAGAATCAGGGTGGGTTAACGATTAGAGCCGAGGGTAATATTTTAAATCATGGAATATTTAGTAGCCGTCTTCAGTTTATTGGTAATGATGAACAAACTATAGGCGGAACTAAGAAGTTCAGTTGTACAAGTGTTTGGAAAAATCCGAATGGTAAAATTAATGCTTCAAGTGATTTAGTTTTTGATTCGACAAGTACAATAGATTTTTCGAGCGATGAACTAGTTATGGGGAATTTTAAGTTCACTAAATTATCAAAAGTTGATCTTGAATCTGGAAATCATATTTACGGCGGAGTTATTAATTCTAATGGAGAAATAGATATCACCGGAAGATTTAATTCCAGTTTAGCGGGTGATTATACTTTAAGTGGAACCGGAAATATGAGAATTGGTTCTGTTACATTTAGTGGAAATATGACAATTGCAGAGGGGAAAATTCTTTCAGATGAAGCAAGTGCTGGTAGAACATTGACGATGAATGGTAGCATCAAAAATTATGGTACATTTCAAACTACGCCGGGCTATGGGGGAATTACGCTCCAATTAATTGGAGGAAATTATTATGGATTTGGAAAAACACAAATTAGGTCAATTGTTCTTTCAACTAATGGAACAGACAGACATATAAGAGGAATAATAAATAGTGATTTGAACATTCATAAAACTGAAAATGGTGGAAGAGTAATTGTGGATGGTATTCTTAATGCTCTCCGAGGCTTAACACTACGATACGGTGTTGATCTATATGTGCCTCCTGGCAGTCAATTAAAAGTTGAGAAAGGATATAATTATTGGGAGAATTCTTTTATCTCCAACGAAGGTGAATATTCTCTAACTAGACAAATTTACTCCAACGGATTGTTTGATTTAGATGGTCAGGTACGGGCATCCTTACAACTTTATAATAGAGGAGAGGTAGATTCTCTAACATTAGTCCACCATAAAAACCGCTCTCATCCCACAGTATCATCATCGGTTAAATCTTGGTGGAGTGTAAAGGGAACTAAAAACATAAATCCCTATTCTGTAACCTTATATTATGATGAAAACCAGCTAGCCGGAAACAGTGAGGAATTTCTTGAAGCATATCATTCAAAGGATAATGGGGTTACTTGGAAGAAAATATCAAATCCTGTAAATACAACAAGAGATTTAGCAGAAAATAAAATAACAATAGGAACGCAAAATGTTCCTATACCTGATGGATATGGAGATATAATACTCAGTTCTGGTTTTGTAACTAACACGGTTTCTATTTCAC
Coding sequences:
- a CDS encoding efflux RND transporter periplasmic adaptor subunit, translating into MKKWKLIIPVVSLIAIIVLILVYNKSKLSTQKRGGVEQIFYVKVEKAQKKILTETISLTGTVTANNDVNIISETSGRVTAVYANVGDYKPAGSILAQVDDELKRAAFISAETNYNKAKKDLERFLQLYDQKSASDSQLDQIKLAAAVAESQYIVARRQLEDTKIKTPISGYITARYIDVGSMVQGAPQQTLIANVVDISRLKIKVNVAEKDAVTLKPGDNVSVMVDVFPKEKFVGKVDWISSKGDDAHTFPVEISIKNESGRKLKAGLFARVEFSNLKNQEELVIPREALIGSARNPKVYVVNNGIAYLKPLVISGIIGNYIRVIDGIKEGDAVVTNGQSNLSDKTEVNILN
- a CDS encoding TolC family protein, which codes for MSRLLNHFPFVLLLLLSFNYMNAQSNLELSVDQAIQLALKNSKSLNSSLMKVRGAEAKASEANTLSLPSVKLSAAYRRISEVDPFTISTPFGNFDIAPVILDNYSAQLSLTQPLFTGSRISSGIEIAEYSAVAANEEYIKDKAELVFSVRNAYWSLYKSAQLKKVFDETLEMVKAHLEDAKNLEKAGFLTRNDILRFEVQYSDAKFKQAEAENALQISRVYLNSIVGIPLNSLIETKSEINLSIIESEELTKLINEASEKRPELKAASLRVRASESAVTMAKSSWYPQIGMFANFYYSKPNQRIFPAQNKFNDTWDAGVSLNINVWDWLSTSYQTQQAEAQYSQANDAVWIIKDAITLEVTQNYLTLNQSKKKIELAAQSVEQAEENLRVTSSKFKNGLATSSDLIDAETSLTNAKFNYTVSLVDYELSKAKLDKSLAKEVL
- a CDS encoding TetR/AcrR family transcriptional regulator; the protein is MKTETEIRILEKAKELFEQFGYSKVTMEEIALSLAISKKTLYKNFSNKDHILKEIILKQKCEAGDFIEKLIVDDSIDFVTKLKKLMNYMAQLSEKMQNPMIQDLHKINHNMWLEIQDFRKNKAIKNFSELLKNGIDDGVFRDDIDPQVLVPAYLAAVHSVSNPSFLSTIPLTAEQVYKEVAKLFFEGLFTKEGRKKYKNIEKKELNK
- a CDS encoding insulinase family protein → MKSKVLVLMLILFVSGISFAQLDRSKQPAPGPAPEIKIADSENFTLKNGLKVFVVRNTKLPRVAFNLVIDRDPILEGENAGYVEIAGQLLRTGTKTRTKDKLDEEIDFIGANLSTSSTGVYAASLKKHVNKLLELMSDVVLNSNFKQEELDKIQKQTLSGLAAAKDDPSAIATRVRDVLFFGKDHPYGEATTEQTVKTINLEIAKKYVDDYFRPNAAYLAIVGDITKAEAQKLTEKYFGKWKSKEIPKSTFSAPKSPVVNKVCLVDRPASVQSVLTIGYPVELKKGSEDVIKASMLNMILGGSFSSRLNQNLREKNGYTYGARSAIASDKYIGHFEASTTVRNSVTDSAITEMLNEIKKIRTEKIEDAELQSTKNYMTGNFARALESPQTIANFAIDIERYQLPKDYYKNYLKNLNAVTSDDLLATAKKYVKPNNSYVLVVGNGEEIAKNIAKFSLSNKVEYYDIYGEKYDPSVKKVPEGITAVSVIDKYVEAIGGKENVSKITDQTFKFSGSVQGMTITVTMAKKAPNKFYQLVDFGVGQQKTVFNGEKGIASGMGQEVELTGAQLEAMKVEAPLHPYFEYEKMGIKVELAGIESIEGKDAYNLTITAPSGKKSTQYYDIESGLMVRTITTAETPQGSFSSTIDMSDYKEVAGVKFPHRLNQSTPMGSIELTATSIEVNTNLPDSMFEIK
- a CDS encoding insulinase family protein → MKRNLFLFTLLAFSFVVTAQSRKIEYTQYALANGINVILHKDNTTPIVAVTMTFHVGSKDEKADRTGFAHFFEHLMFEGSANIPRGQYDKISQGAGGQNNASTSFDKTFYYQILPSNQLELGLWMESERLLHLKIDSIGVETQRKVVKEERKQRYDNQPYGSLIEETFKRAYKEYPYKWTPIGSAQYIDQATISEFMDFYKHFYVPQNVTLSIAGDIDIESTKKLIDKYFADIPKGQHEIKRITVKEPPLGGEVRDIVYDNIQLPLVLHAYRMPEQGTQDYYALNMLAKLLAGGQSSRLYKSIVDKQQKAVNIGSIPLALEGPGLFIVYGITNVGVTAEDLEKAIEAELTTAKTNMISDSEFQKLKNQTEAEFVNKNSTVLGIANSLADYHVYYGDANLINTEISRYMKVTRDDIKRVANQYFTADNRVALTYLPKAMKKD
- a CDS encoding T9SS type A sorting domain-containing protein, which codes for MKKVVLLLLTLTLLSSSSKIISQTITSTTNGGHWNTAATWVGGTVPNQNNDVVINGPIVISNHTCNNLTINTAGSITDEPSAGRTLTIKGNLTNNGRVFTTPGHAGVTLSIEGSLFNYGTLESNGIWFSGSGDQNITSNQLIKVNRIDKSPDGNIIAQSNIVIDSVTTVHLNYDVLNMGSYKLTKLCRANIEAGEMITGGTVLSNGELDISGRFGSNLNGNFTLVGNRPMRFTGGNIIESNLVVGAGKIVEDECCAGRTIYVKGNIVNNGTIRNAPNQGGLTVEVEGNVSNNGVFTSRLVFTGGDNQTISGTQIFSNLTIWKLPNGKINAQSNITFDSTTTIDIRDDILDMGSYKLTKICRANINADELIYGGKIFSNGQIDISGRMGSNLDGNFTLVGNRPMRFTGSNEIFGTMTVSSEKIIEEECCAGREITLKGNLINNGTIRNGENQGGLTIRAEGNILNHGIFSSRLQFIGNDEQTIGGTKKFSCTSVWKNPNGKINASSDLVFDSTSTIDFSSDELVMGNFKFTKLSKVDLESGNHIYGGVINSNGEIDITGRFNSSLAGDYTLSGTGNMRIGSVTFSGNMTIAEGKILSDEASAGRTLTMNGSIKNYGTFQTTPGYGGITLQLIGGNYYGFGKTQIRSIVLSTNGTDRHIRGIINSDLNIHKTENGGRVIVDGILNALRGLTLRYGVDLYVPPGSQLKVEKGYNYWENSFISNEGEYSLTRQIYSNGLFDLDGQVRASLQLYNRGEVDSLTLVHHKNRSHPTVSSSVKSWWSVKGTKNINPYSVTLYYDENQLAGNSEEFLEAYHSKDNGVTWKKISNPVNTTRDLAENKITIGTQNVPIPDGYGDIILSSGFVTNTVSISHALTGRNQVRIGNPPFFPPNRFTITYWNNNRFPTDRFGILLTTNQGVHIESLITKNILTGEQVTIPIDSLNYNGFKDEVILVGEPLAPFEVRNFDIICSASPTINKSTELITLTSVFLWTAGAVLSEFVSNTVVEGCYEMWRPVRHDESLLDASKKALSNSVNKAVTVENGVKGIAKKAAEEVVEKTGRAVAWPVFLAQDIFDCMGNTFRGMKDYVNGNFDKQEKELTKVTSWDPNEKEGPDGFGENGFMAVSAPMTYTIFFENKKEAAAPAYRVLVVDTLDQNVFDVNSVQFGPMSHSMGTATRNGNILTWDFVGIELPPNHTSPEGEGWVRFTVKPKEFLPTGTVISNRATITFDVNKPITTNLYVNTLDLDPPQTNVTFIEQIAGNKVNLVWETNDSNGSGIKKSVVYMSAGEGPYTTVAITEKNSAQIPITSNNHYKFYVLSEDQVGNSEKEPKDIKEIITDVPDEVELPSNFVLYQNFPNPFNPETTIQYAIPLGVNDNQQGGSVQVSLKIYNILGAEVATLVNELKQPGRYEVLFNAKNLASGVYLYRLQAGNYVIVKKLTLLK